Proteins encoded within one genomic window of Streptomyces sp. NBC_01314:
- a CDS encoding FMN-binding negative transcriptional regulator, translating to MFVPDPYREPDGSWMTELIRLNPFALLVSNGPADADPYATHLPVLRDPEWTGEWTENLAGGRLVGHMNRENPHWTALETGTPVLITFTGPHAYVSPTVYDITPAAPTWDFTSVHVHGVFHKIEAAAPGEDTLEVCKDTVKAYERDFGAAKAWDMSRSIDYFATILPAVGAFRVEITGAEGMFKLSQEQDQEIRERVQKDFALRDSTQYRETADLMDRMEKTGTVQGCPVHH from the coding sequence ATGTTCGTTCCCGATCCGTACCGGGAGCCGGACGGCTCGTGGATGACCGAGCTGATCCGCCTCAACCCCTTCGCCCTGCTGGTGTCCAACGGTCCCGCCGACGCCGACCCGTACGCCACCCACCTCCCCGTGCTCCGTGATCCGGAGTGGACCGGCGAGTGGACCGAGAACCTGGCCGGCGGCCGGCTCGTCGGCCACATGAACAGGGAGAACCCGCACTGGACCGCCCTGGAGACCGGCACCCCCGTCCTCATCACCTTCACCGGCCCGCACGCCTATGTGTCGCCCACGGTGTACGACATCACCCCTGCCGCACCCACCTGGGACTTCACCTCGGTCCACGTCCACGGTGTCTTCCACAAGATCGAGGCCGCCGCCCCCGGCGAGGACACGCTTGAGGTCTGCAAGGACACCGTGAAGGCCTACGAGCGCGACTTCGGCGCCGCCAAGGCCTGGGACATGTCCCGCTCCATCGACTACTTCGCGACGATCCTGCCCGCGGTGGGCGCCTTCCGCGTCGAGATCACCGGCGCCGAGGGCATGTTCAAGCTCAGCCAGGAACAGGACCAGGAGATCCGCGAGCGGGTCCAGAAGGACTTCGCCCTGCGTGACTCCACCCAGTACCGCGAGACGGCGGACCTGATGGACCGCATGGAGAAGACGGGCACTGTCCAGGGCTGCCCGGTCCATCACTGA
- a CDS encoding lysine N(6)-hydroxylase/L-ornithine N(5)-oxygenase family protein, translating to MEAHTDAYEVVGIGFGPSNLSLAIALEEQRGKDEKPLTAAFFEKQASLGWHRNMLLPDTKMQISFLKDLATFRNPASQWSFIAYLHAAGRLAQFVNNQDFFPTRNEFHDYLDWAESSFSDRVTYNCEVNAVHLPDGYTGGPVDTVRVEVKDNGPRGGTRLVEARNLVVSTGLVPKMPTGIERGERVWHSSEFLGRFDTLDRDRVRRFAVVGAGQSAAEITRYVYDTVPNAEVYAIMPSYGYSIADDTPYANRIFDADAVDDYYGGTDRTRESFWRYHRNTNYGVADDEVIRDLYQRAYDDEVARIKRLHLLNLSRVRTVEQTADGARLTMHSVRDDSTYGLDVDAIVFATGYDSMDPTALLGDLAPHCLRDEEGRLRVERDYRLVTSPDLNVGIYLQGGTEHTHGLASALLSNIAIRSGEIADAIAIDLAARQHTTARSTIG from the coding sequence ATGGAAGCTCACACCGACGCGTACGAGGTCGTGGGAATAGGCTTCGGGCCGTCCAACCTGTCGCTCGCCATCGCACTGGAGGAGCAGCGCGGAAAGGACGAGAAACCGCTCACCGCGGCCTTCTTCGAGAAGCAGGCCTCCCTCGGCTGGCACCGCAACATGCTGCTTCCCGACACGAAGATGCAGATCTCCTTCCTGAAGGATCTGGCGACTTTCCGCAATCCGGCTTCCCAGTGGAGTTTCATCGCCTATCTGCACGCCGCCGGCCGCCTGGCCCAGTTCGTGAACAACCAGGACTTCTTCCCCACCCGGAACGAATTCCACGACTACCTCGACTGGGCGGAGTCGAGTTTCTCGGACCGGGTCACCTACAACTGCGAGGTGAACGCGGTCCACCTCCCCGACGGGTACACCGGCGGGCCCGTCGACACCGTGCGTGTCGAGGTGAAGGACAACGGCCCGCGCGGCGGCACCCGCCTCGTCGAGGCACGCAACCTGGTCGTCTCCACCGGCCTCGTCCCCAAGATGCCCACCGGCATCGAACGCGGCGAACGCGTCTGGCACAGCTCCGAGTTCCTCGGCCGGTTCGACACCCTCGACCGGGACCGCGTCCGGCGCTTCGCCGTCGTGGGCGCCGGCCAGAGCGCCGCCGAGATCACCCGGTACGTCTACGACACGGTCCCGAACGCCGAGGTCTACGCGATCATGCCGTCGTACGGCTACTCGATCGCCGACGACACCCCCTACGCCAACCGCATCTTCGACGCCGACGCCGTCGACGACTACTACGGCGGCACCGACCGCACCCGCGAGTCGTTCTGGCGCTACCACCGCAACACCAACTACGGCGTCGCCGACGACGAGGTCATCCGCGACCTCTACCAGCGCGCGTACGACGACGAGGTCGCCCGGATCAAGCGCCTCCACCTGCTCAACCTCTCCCGGGTCCGGACCGTCGAACAGACCGCCGACGGGGCCCGGCTCACGATGCACTCCGTACGGGACGACTCCACGTACGGCCTCGACGTCGACGCGATCGTCTTCGCCACGGGCTACGACTCCATGGACCCGACGGCGCTGCTGGGCGATCTGGCGCCCCACTGCCTGCGCGACGAGGAGGGCCGCCTGCGGGTCGAACGCGACTACCGCCTCGTCACGTCGCCGGACCTCAACGTCGGCATCTACCTCCAGGGCGGCACCGAGCACACCCACGGCCTGGCCTCCGCGTTGCTGTCCAACATCGCCATCCGCAGTGGCGAGATAGCCGACGCCATCGCGATCGACCTGGCGGCACGACAGCACACGACAGCCCGGTCCACGATCGGCTGA
- a CDS encoding MbtH family protein, which translates to MSTNPFDDANGTFHVLVNDEEQHSLWPTFTPVPAGWRVVFSDAGRQECLEYIERHWTDLRPKSLREAMAAV; encoded by the coding sequence ATGAGCACCAACCCGTTCGACGACGCCAACGGCACCTTCCACGTCCTCGTCAACGACGAGGAGCAGCACTCGCTGTGGCCGACCTTCACCCCGGTCCCGGCGGGCTGGCGGGTGGTCTTCAGCGACGCGGGCCGGCAGGAGTGCCTGGAGTACATCGAGCGGCACTGGACCGACCTGCGCCCCAAGAGCCTGCGTGAGGCCATGGCCGCCGTATGA
- a CDS encoding dimethylarginine dimethylaminohydrolase family protein — MSARREGVLPRPRAAVRGRTPLRPAYRRGERSATRRRYLMCQPYPFDAAEADRPWTDRTAGRALTSRRALTQWGRLYSLYLSLGHDVRLIGPLPGLPDAVRAAATATVVDGLVLGARRGEGDGEPAYLDWFRAHGFTEVRGAAYANEGARDFLATGSRLLAGHRSAGPPDAHREARGYFRRPLISLELADPRFPHLDTALTVLDGDEIMYCPAAFSEAGRDVLAGLFPDALVVDEPDAAAPALNAVSDGLHVVLPEGADRVAAGLRDRGFRPIGTDLSELLRGDGGVRSCTLELGPGA, encoded by the coding sequence ATGAGCGCCCGCCGCGAGGGCGTCCTCCCCCGCCCTCGCGCGGCGGTACGCGGCCGGACCCCCCTCCGGCCCGCGTACCGCCGTGGGGAGCGCTCCGCCACCCGCCGCCGGTACCTGATGTGCCAGCCGTATCCGTTCGACGCGGCGGAGGCGGACCGTCCCTGGACGGACCGGACGGCGGGGCGAGCGCTGACCTCCCGGCGCGCCCTGACGCAGTGGGGCCGCCTCTACAGCCTCTATCTCTCCCTCGGCCACGACGTACGCCTGATCGGCCCGCTGCCCGGACTCCCCGACGCGGTCCGGGCGGCGGCCACCGCCACGGTGGTGGACGGCCTGGTGCTGGGGGCGCGCCGAGGAGAAGGGGACGGGGAACCGGCGTATCTGGACTGGTTCCGCGCCCATGGCTTCACCGAGGTGCGGGGCGCCGCGTACGCCAACGAGGGCGCCCGGGACTTCCTGGCCACCGGCAGCCGGCTCCTGGCCGGCCACCGGTCCGCCGGCCCGCCCGACGCCCACCGCGAGGCCCGCGGCTATTTCCGGCGCCCCCTGATCAGCCTGGAACTGGCCGATCCCCGCTTCCCCCACCTCGACACCGCCCTCACCGTCCTGGACGGCGACGAGATCATGTACTGCCCCGCCGCGTTCTCCGAGGCCGGCCGGGACGTCCTGGCCGGCCTCTTCCCCGACGCCCTGGTGGTGGACGAGCCCGACGCGGCGGCACCGGCCCTGAACGCCGTCAGCGACGGCCTCCACGTGGTCCTGCCGGAGGGGGCCGATCGTGTCGCTGCGGGCCTGCGCGACAGGGGCTTCCGCCCGATCGGGACGGACCTCTCGGAGCTGCTGCGGGGAGACGGCGGTGTCAGGTCCTGCACGCTGGAGCTGGGGCCGGGCGCGTGA
- a CDS encoding cytochrome P450, translating into MSQEVLSLTSKFVSTPGGFTSLREQAPLVRVTLPDVETPVWLITRYADAKAALTDPRFVRDSAKLPGQDGPSIADQMIEAYGLPAEYRDYLGILVLADGEDHTRIRTLITRAFTARRINALRPRIEKITQDLYAAMAARGEADLLESLSHPLAGFGVCELIGVDAADQPQICAWIRDYISGDPERFIPALKGMVEHCKKLIEERTAALSDDLISELIRVSQEEGDFGETEIVAIFLLLINTGIMPPAHFIADAILALLDHPDQLARLREEPELLAGRAVPELLRFTTPVPIGAPLYATEDLEFAGMPVRRGEAVTTALLGVNHDPHEFPSGADKLDIGRELGRGVGHMAFGHGPHFCIGAALARLQAEVVLDTLFVRNDGLTLAVDRDALEYVAMPGDGIHLVSLPVRL; encoded by the coding sequence ATGTCGCAGGAAGTCCTCAGCCTGACCTCGAAGTTCGTCAGCACCCCCGGCGGCTTCACGAGCCTGCGCGAGCAGGCGCCGCTGGTGCGGGTGACGCTGCCGGATGTCGAGACCCCCGTCTGGCTGATCACCCGCTACGCGGACGCCAAGGCGGCCCTCACCGACCCCCGGTTCGTGCGCGACAGCGCCAAGCTGCCCGGCCAGGACGGCCCGAGCATCGCCGACCAGATGATCGAGGCGTACGGGCTGCCCGCGGAGTACCGCGACTACCTCGGCATCCTCGTGCTGGCCGACGGCGAGGACCACACCCGGATACGCACCCTGATCACCCGCGCCTTCACGGCCCGCCGTATCAACGCCCTGCGCCCGAGGATCGAGAAGATCACCCAGGACCTGTACGCGGCGATGGCCGCCCGGGGCGAGGCCGACCTGCTGGAGAGCCTCAGCCACCCCCTGGCCGGCTTCGGGGTCTGCGAACTGATCGGCGTGGACGCGGCCGACCAGCCCCAGATCTGCGCCTGGATCCGCGACTACATCTCCGGTGACCCGGAGCGCTTCATCCCGGCCCTCAAGGGCATGGTGGAGCACTGCAAGAAGCTCATCGAGGAGCGCACGGCCGCCCTGTCGGACGACCTGATCTCCGAACTGATCCGGGTGAGCCAGGAGGAGGGCGACTTCGGCGAGACGGAGATCGTCGCCATCTTCCTGCTGCTGATCAACACGGGCATCATGCCGCCCGCCCACTTCATCGCCGACGCGATCCTCGCCCTGCTCGACCACCCCGACCAGCTCGCCCGCCTGCGCGAGGAGCCCGAGCTGCTCGCCGGCCGCGCGGTCCCGGAACTCCTCCGCTTCACCACGCCGGTGCCGATCGGTGCCCCCCTGTACGCCACCGAGGACCTGGAGTTCGCCGGGATGCCCGTCAGGCGGGGCGAGGCGGTCACGACCGCGCTGCTCGGCGTCAACCACGACCCGCACGAGTTCCCGAGCGGCGCCGACAAGCTCGACATCGGCCGTGAACTCGGGCGCGGAGTGGGCCACATGGCCTTCGGGCACGGCCCGCACTTCTGCATCGGCGCCGCCCTCGCCCGCCTCCAGGCCGAGGTGGTCCTGGACACCCTGTTCGTCCGCAACGACGGCCTGACCCTCGCCGTGGACCGCGACGCGCTGGAGTACGTGGCCATGCCGGGCGACGGCATCCACCTGGTGTCGCTGCCCGTGCGGCTCTGA
- a CDS encoding AAA family ATPase, which translates to MADAVLPDPIMIVLLGATGSGKSALAGAWPPSAVLELDAFRERICDDPVDEDATDEAVHVMGEVLEARLARRLTTVVDADGPDRAVRAKLLDIAGRHRVPAAALILTTPLETCLERNARRPPERRVPDEAVRLQYAETVDATPDLPAEGFGYVEAVYGGPLRLVG; encoded by the coding sequence ATGGCCGACGCGGTTCTGCCCGACCCGATCATGATCGTGCTGCTGGGGGCGACAGGCAGCGGCAAGAGCGCGCTCGCCGGAGCCTGGCCACCGAGCGCGGTGCTGGAACTGGACGCGTTCCGGGAGCGGATCTGCGACGACCCGGTCGACGAGGACGCGACCGACGAGGCGGTCCATGTCATGGGGGAGGTGCTGGAAGCGCGGCTGGCCCGCCGGCTGACCACGGTCGTCGACGCGGACGGCCCCGACCGCGCGGTGCGCGCGAAACTGCTCGACATCGCCGGCCGGCACCGCGTCCCGGCGGCCGCGCTCATCCTGACCACCCCGCTGGAGACCTGTCTGGAGCGCAACGCCCGGCGCCCGCCGGAACGCCGCGTCCCCGACGAGGCCGTACGCCTCCAGTACGCGGAGACGGTCGACGCCACTCCCGACCTCCCGGCGGAGGGGTTCGGGTATGTCGAGGCCGTGTACGGGGGGCCGTTGCGGCTCGTGGGCTGA
- the argC gene encoding N-acetyl-gamma-glutamyl-phosphate reductase: MTVRAAVAGASGYAGGELLRLLLGHPEVEIGALTGNANAGQLLGGLQPHLPPLAGRVLEPTTTEVLAGQGRRHDVVFLALPHGQSAAVARELGPDVLVVDCGADFRLRRSTDWERFYGSPHAGTWPYGLPELPGARAELARTNRIAVPGCYPTAVSLALFPAYAARLAEPEAVVVAASGTSGAGKAAKPHLLGSEVMGSMSPYGVGGEHRHTPEMMQNLGAAAGEPVSVSFTPTLAPMPRGILATCSAKAKPGVTADDVRTAYEKALHDEPFVRLLPEGQWPTTAAVYGSNAAQIQVALDASAGRIIAISAIDNLTKGTAGGAVQSMNVALGLPEDLGLSTIGVAP, encoded by the coding sequence ATGACAGTGCGAGCAGCGGTAGCCGGAGCGAGCGGTTATGCGGGAGGTGAGCTTCTCCGCCTGCTACTCGGGCACCCCGAGGTGGAGATCGGTGCCCTGACGGGAAACGCGAACGCGGGGCAGCTGCTGGGCGGCCTCCAACCGCACCTGCCGCCACTGGCCGGCCGGGTGCTGGAGCCGACGACGACGGAGGTGCTGGCCGGGCAGGGCCGACGGCATGACGTGGTGTTCCTCGCCCTGCCGCACGGCCAGTCGGCGGCCGTCGCCAGGGAGCTGGGCCCGGACGTGCTCGTCGTGGACTGCGGCGCCGACTTCCGGCTGCGCCGCAGCACCGACTGGGAGCGCTTCTACGGCTCCCCGCACGCCGGTACCTGGCCCTACGGCCTGCCCGAACTGCCCGGAGCACGCGCGGAGCTGGCCCGTACGAACCGGATCGCGGTCCCGGGCTGCTACCCGACCGCCGTCTCGCTCGCCCTCTTCCCCGCCTACGCCGCCCGCCTCGCCGAACCCGAGGCCGTGGTCGTCGCCGCCTCCGGGACCTCCGGTGCGGGCAAGGCGGCCAAGCCGCACCTCCTCGGCTCCGAGGTCATGGGGTCGATGAGCCCGTACGGCGTGGGTGGTGAACACCGGCACACCCCTGAAATGATGCAGAACCTGGGCGCCGCCGCGGGGGAGCCGGTCTCCGTCTCCTTCACCCCGACGCTGGCGCCCATGCCCCGCGGCATCCTCGCCACCTGCAGCGCGAAGGCGAAGCCGGGGGTCACCGCCGACGACGTACGGACCGCGTACGAGAAGGCCCTGCACGACGAACCGTTCGTCCGGCTGCTGCCCGAGGGGCAGTGGCCCACCACGGCCGCCGTGTACGGGTCGAACGCGGCACAGATCCAGGTCGCCCTCGACGCCTCGGCCGGCCGGATCATCGCGATCAGCGCCATCGACAACCTGACCAAGGGCACCGCGGGGGGTGCCGTCCAGAGCATGAACGTCGCCCTCGGGCTCCCCGAGGACCTGGGGCTTTCCACGATCGGAGTCGCACCATGA
- the argJ gene encoding bifunctional glutamate N-acetyltransferase/amino-acid acetyltransferase ArgJ: protein MSVTAAKGFWAAGVVAGIKQNGNPDLALVVNNGPRSAAAGVFTSNRVQAAPVRWSRQALADGHVSAVVLNSGGANACTGPEGDQDTYVTARRTAEVLGRGVDEVAVASTGLIGVRLPMDRLLPGVETAAARLSADGGEQAAVAIKTTDTVHKTAVYEGDGWTVGGMAKGAGMLAPGLATMLAVLTTDADVPSAALGTALRAATRTTFDRVDSDGCMSTNDTVLLLASGAAEVTPGPEEFAEAVRAVCADLARQLIGDAEGASKDIRIEVVGADSEADAVEVGRTIARNNLLKCAVHGEDPNWGRVLSAIGTTAAVFDPDRLNVAINDVWVCKSGSVGEDRALVDMSGREVRITADLAAGTESAVIWANDLTAQYVHENSEYSS, encoded by the coding sequence ATGAGCGTCACCGCAGCGAAAGGGTTCTGGGCGGCGGGCGTCGTCGCCGGGATCAAACAGAACGGCAATCCGGACCTCGCCCTCGTGGTCAACAACGGTCCGCGGTCGGCCGCCGCCGGTGTCTTCACCTCCAACCGGGTCCAGGCCGCCCCCGTCAGGTGGTCCCGCCAGGCCCTGGCCGACGGCCATGTGTCCGCGGTCGTCCTCAACTCCGGTGGCGCCAACGCCTGCACGGGGCCCGAGGGCGACCAGGACACCTACGTCACCGCCCGGAGGACCGCGGAGGTCCTCGGCCGCGGTGTCGACGAGGTGGCCGTGGCCTCCACGGGACTCATCGGCGTACGGCTGCCGATGGACAGGCTGCTCCCGGGGGTCGAGACGGCCGCCGCCCGACTCTCCGCGGACGGCGGCGAGCAGGCGGCCGTCGCCATCAAGACCACCGACACCGTGCACAAGACGGCCGTGTACGAGGGGGACGGCTGGACGGTCGGCGGTATGGCCAAGGGCGCCGGCATGCTCGCCCCCGGTCTCGCCACCATGCTGGCCGTCCTCACCACGGACGCCGACGTGCCGAGCGCCGCGCTGGGAACGGCGTTGCGCGCCGCCACCAGGACCACCTTCGACCGCGTCGACTCCGACGGCTGCATGTCCACCAACGACACGGTCCTGCTGCTCGCCTCCGGAGCCGCCGAAGTCACCCCGGGACCCGAGGAGTTCGCCGAGGCCGTACGCGCCGTCTGCGCCGACCTCGCCCGGCAGCTCATCGGCGACGCCGAGGGCGCGAGCAAGGACATCCGCATCGAGGTGGTGGGCGCGGACAGCGAGGCCGACGCGGTCGAGGTGGGCCGCACGATCGCCCGCAACAACCTCCTCAAGTGCGCCGTCCACGGCGAGGACCCCAACTGGGGGCGAGTGCTGTCCGCGATCGGTACGACCGCCGCCGTCTTCGACCCCGACCGGCTGAACGTCGCCATCAACGACGTCTGGGTGTGCAAGAGCGGTTCGGTCGGTGAGGACCGCGCACTGGTCGACATGAGCGGCCGCGAGGTGCGCATCACCGCCGACCTCGCAGCCGGCACCGAGTCCGCCGTGATCTGGGCCAACGACCTGACCGCCCAGTACGTCCACGAGAACAGCGAGTACTCGTCGTGA
- the argB gene encoding acetylglutamate kinase produces MAADRRQKALPKAHALVEALPWMARHQGKTIVIKFGGNAMVDQALKAAFAQDILFLRHAGLNPVVVHGGGPQISAQLERLGLKSHFTGGLRVTTDETMDVVRMVLAGQVQRELVGLLNEHGPHAVGMTGEDARLMTAVKCYADVDGKPVDIGRVGEVASVDAGVVQALIDNGRIPVISSIARSSDAKDAAGGGVFNVNADTAAAALAAALGAEMLLILTDVEGLYADWPHSEEVIPRLSASELRDLLPGLASGMIPKMEGCLHAVSNGVRTARVIDGRVQHSVLLEIFTNEGIGTMVVPDETRSTSRMEAAA; encoded by the coding sequence CTGGCCGCGGACCGCAGACAGAAGGCGCTGCCCAAGGCCCACGCGCTCGTCGAGGCACTGCCGTGGATGGCCCGCCACCAGGGCAAGACCATCGTCATCAAGTTCGGCGGCAACGCCATGGTCGACCAGGCACTCAAGGCCGCCTTCGCCCAGGACATCCTGTTCCTGAGGCACGCCGGCCTGAACCCGGTCGTCGTGCACGGCGGCGGCCCGCAGATCAGCGCCCAGCTCGAACGCCTCGGCCTGAAGTCCCACTTCACCGGCGGTCTGCGGGTCACCACCGACGAGACCATGGATGTCGTCCGCATGGTCCTCGCCGGTCAGGTGCAGCGCGAGCTGGTCGGGCTGCTCAACGAGCACGGGCCGCACGCCGTCGGGATGACCGGCGAGGACGCCCGGCTGATGACCGCCGTGAAGTGCTACGCCGACGTCGACGGCAAGCCGGTCGACATCGGCCGGGTCGGCGAGGTCGCCAGCGTCGACGCAGGCGTGGTCCAGGCCCTCATCGACAACGGGCGCATCCCCGTCATCTCCTCCATCGCCCGTAGCTCCGACGCCAAGGACGCGGCCGGGGGCGGCGTCTTCAACGTCAACGCGGACACCGCCGCCGCAGCCCTGGCCGCCGCGCTCGGCGCCGAGATGCTGCTCATCCTCACCGACGTCGAGGGCCTCTACGCCGACTGGCCGCACAGCGAGGAGGTCATCCCCAGGCTCAGCGCGAGCGAACTGCGCGACCTGCTGCCCGGCCTGGCCAGCGGCATGATCCCCAAGATGGAGGGCTGCCTGCACGCCGTCAGCAACGGAGTGCGCACAGCCCGCGTCATCGACGGCCGGGTGCAGCACTCCGTCCTGCTGGAGATCTTCACCAACGAGGGCATCGGCACGATGGTCGTGCCGGACGAGACCCGGTCCACGAGCCGAATGGAGGCGGCCGCATGA
- a CDS encoding acetylornithine transaminase: protein MSGDTNGDTNGDRNGDTDGDTSGTGRGAGGDLTRRWQGAMMDNFGTPRLALARGQGTRVWDTDGNEYLDLLAGIAVNSLGHAHPAILRAVTGQAASLGHISNFFVAEPTVALAERLLDLSGRAGRVYFSNSGAEANEAAFKIGRRTGRPHMVSTLGGFHGRTMGALSLTGQSAKRAPFAPLPGPVDFVRYGDVDALRATVTQDTAMLVLEPIQGENGVVTPPPGYLRAAREITASTGTLLVLDEVQTGIGRTGHWFAARAEGVEADVTTLAKGLGGGLPIGATLAHGRAADLLTPGSHGSTFSGGPVVCAAALAVLETIANEGLLAHVKRVGERLRTGIEALSHPLVSEVRGAGLLLGIVLREPAAARIQHAAQRAGFLLNAATPHVVRLTPPLILSDEDVDLFLRELPSILNEPPTTHP from the coding sequence ATGAGCGGCGATACGAACGGCGATACGAACGGCGATAGGAACGGCGATACGGACGGCGACACGAGCGGTACCGGACGCGGGGCGGGCGGTGACCTCACCCGCCGCTGGCAGGGCGCCATGATGGACAACTTCGGCACCCCACGCCTGGCCCTGGCGCGCGGGCAGGGCACGCGTGTGTGGGACACGGACGGCAACGAGTACCTGGACCTCCTGGCCGGCATCGCGGTCAACTCCCTCGGCCACGCGCACCCCGCGATCCTGCGCGCCGTCACCGGACAGGCGGCCTCCCTCGGCCACATCTCCAACTTCTTCGTGGCCGAACCGACGGTGGCCCTGGCGGAGCGCCTGCTGGACCTGTCCGGCCGCGCGGGGCGGGTGTACTTCTCCAACTCCGGCGCCGAGGCCAACGAGGCCGCCTTCAAAATAGGCCGCCGCACGGGCCGCCCGCACATGGTCTCCACGCTGGGCGGCTTCCACGGCCGCACGATGGGCGCGCTGTCCCTGACCGGCCAGTCCGCCAAGCGGGCCCCGTTCGCCCCACTCCCGGGCCCGGTCGACTTCGTCCGGTACGGCGACGTGGACGCCCTGCGCGCGACGGTCACCCAGGACACCGCGATGCTCGTCCTGGAGCCGATCCAGGGCGAGAACGGCGTGGTGACGCCGCCTCCCGGCTATCTGCGAGCGGCCCGGGAGATCACCGCCTCCACCGGCACCCTCCTGGTCCTGGACGAGGTCCAGACCGGCATCGGCCGTACCGGCCACTGGTTCGCGGCGCGGGCGGAGGGCGTCGAGGCGGACGTGACGACGCTGGCCAAGGGCCTGGGCGGCGGCCTGCCCATCGGCGCGACGCTCGCCCACGGCCGGGCGGCGGACCTGCTGACGCCCGGCTCCCACGGCTCCACGTTCAGCGGCGGCCCGGTCGTCTGCGCGGCGGCGCTCGCGGTCCTGGAGACGATCGCGAACGAGGGTCTGCTGGCCCATGTGAAACGCGTCGGCGAGCGCCTGCGCACGGGTATCGAGGCGCTGTCCCACCCCTTGGTGTCCGAAGTCCGGGGCGCGGGCCTGCTGTTGGGCATCGTCCTGAGGGAGCCCGCGGCCGCCCGGATCCAGCACGCGGCCCAGCGGGCGGGCTTCCTCCTCAACGCGGCGACCCCGCACGTCGTCCGCCTGACACCACCCCTGATCCTGTCGGACGAGGACGTGGACCTGTTCCTGCGCGAACTCCCGTCGATCCTGAACGAACCGCCGACGACACACCCCTAG